In Eleutherodactylus coqui strain aEleCoq1 chromosome 4, aEleCoq1.hap1, whole genome shotgun sequence, the following are encoded in one genomic region:
- the LOC136626520 gene encoding probable G-protein coupled receptor 139, producing MKNEHWLITLQKVFYPVLAIIGIPSNLLTFLIFWRRNCGLSPSCRCYMMAIAVADTMVLIQIVILELILKVYTEEPFWSRKPWCMIRDVLTYGSYNTSVWLVVCFTIERFVAIRAVRVKPKICTKKYTLSLIVAVFFCAHLLAIPYIWSNESKPMNGTNRFKCVYNAELPKRHVDGMVWFQYTLVYIIPLVIIYTLNGFILKQICESNKVHGEMRQKRQSFSAFVMVKNQRLKSVVLLVSISMTFSYLCTTRFVTQILIKTVHYDIDRNDYSKGINIAADIGTMLDLTNAAVNMYLYACTQSRFREEIIQLIKSINPHKHDGLQTKIPVVSRMLSSNHIPRLG from the exons ATGAAGAATGAGCACTGGCTGATAACGTTACAGAAGGTGTTCTATCCAGTCTTGGCTATTATTGGGATTCCAT CAAACCTCCTAACGTTCTTGATTTTCTGGAGAAGAAATTGTGGACTTTCACCCTCTTGTCGTTGTTACATGATGGCAATTGCTGTGGCCGATACAATGGTTCTCATCCAGATTGTCATACTTGAACTAATCCTTAAAGTCTACACTGAAGAGCCCTTCTGGAGTAGAAAGCCTTGGTGCATGATCCGGGATGTACTAACTTACGGTTCTTACAACACTTCTGTCTGGCTGGTTGTCTGCTTTACCATTGAACGATTTGTCGCGATTCGAGCTGTCCGTGTGAAACCCAAGATTTGTACTAAAAAATACACACTCTCCCTAATAGTGGCTGTTTTTTTCTGTGCTCACCTATTGGCGATTCCATATATTTGGTCAAATGAGTCAAAGCCAATGAATGGGACTAATAGATTTAAATGTGTTTACAATGCTGAGTTGCCAAAGCGTCACGTGGATGGTATGGTATGGTTTCAGTACACTCTTGTATACATCATACCATTGGTTATCATCTATACACTTAACGGATTCATCTTAAAGCAGATCTGCGAAAGCAACAAAGTGCACGGTGAAATGCGGCAAAAGCGCCAGAGCTTTTCAGCATTTGTTATGGTAAAGAACCAGCGGCTGAAGTCCGTGGTGCTATTAGTGAGCATTTCCATGACTTTTTCCTATCTGTGCACCACACGTTTTGTTACCCAGATCCTTATAAAAACTGTGCACTATGATATAGATAGAAATGATTATAGCAAAGGTATAAATATAGCTGCAGACATCGGCACAATGCTCGACCTCACCAATGCTGCAGTCAACATGTACCTGTATGCTTGTACACAGTCGAGATTTAGAGAGGAGATTATACAGCTAATCAAATCAATAAACCCTCACAAACATGACGGGTTACAAACTAAAATCCCCGTCGTATCTCGTATGCTTTCCTCGAATCATATACCACGTCTGGGGTAA